The Bradysia coprophila strain Holo2 unplaced genomic scaffold, BU_Bcop_v1 contig_151, whole genome shotgun sequence genome contains a region encoding:
- the LOC119074450 gene encoding uncharacterized protein LOC119074450 produces MFGLFVHRQNCAFMLYRPHNSSSHCKDNVVVSTFPAKLDTRQIHKGTSAIEYNYPSQTLRVKYSRLLCSDEFAQQLSLLCTESPALDLHKDYVSKWLVTLLADEASRLTTDDELPTITKKIRDDAIGTELNCFRRSSFYMCGKVMLQISLTIQVGAEKAKLIYKMVMLHFHSQMLELFQSPGCETLYTGLMSEAMAKLARRIEKLADLMSGNNQFDHMYGYVVDEAKSTIERMRHRIDEQIDGLQSEAVEQSTLPALDCLDFEADVCQNVPQLTEYIQSRVNERPTDTQAPRLEVTAMQRHYRDQDNVPDVKYLTLTGTSGTDSHVHLIDFENWILNQQLTHNDFDSDDLRRWSFAYSSVAEKFYKGDQLGSSKMILVRLKMIAILDVIAVAAHPLFKQHRCSVNQLIVESLLIPQHPDMEKAQELEKYFEKRNKVASRPGLIEEEAVTNSSFTARFAAQDVDMQNLRIEIENMAAEKTDEKRKEWEAGREKVRQLRNSARQLAHQTYQNGIGMDVHDPTCKRCQLEREARSVVIEEYEYPLPADEHLAHAVVFELRSPIEIVALRDVLAGFSKFSNNKSSKTLIPKGNWVDYHQVRHLNQSEAKFTTLGSTTDRKIESHHVDNDFEVFKVANGLNCVFYATNSTIASIVPSEFIKNACTMTTDGDYTELQWTLRGCRHHQNEVIARQSECPKSLTLSEYLHFGSLRADGHRLQLRKLYAMIECESLSFEKSSVLSLVMQTIWEAGSNSDSESYRDSFTDFDNSTFSRHMIELLDKFCEQQKDNWVHPTKMLMATLIAVRVYEINIHDDVADQIVNLLEKIRKIALNWIVRIEESLSDIKNPNIEEEQKLREILVLVCIVGTMTFYVHPQHELFHKIFMCDSPRNWLEFTVTICNSVLLNTNQQASSNVRLFLRLVRNIGIGIEANLKSIITSDPHDIYEFAKKQWKRAASGILLKHYFHNDRPQLLVFEVALGPVVHFITADLITGSFLVNNLPVARLPTNITDSQQFQRVFGNFVFEVQPTFEHTTFSAVQRYNECHYEFVSLEGNTLIIERRGDVVSELIPHEVLKGEIPHLLVENYSHFWNKGANTIEFRPKSFSDKNFSNEIGVEYRLLLDKKRLVHLKTRRFMLNINSNSYTKIIEQLARFEHKNYIHILMDEHSARIAKIELVRMQLKFRVDATSFSQSYDLVSNEFSLMRVSRSQNIGTLYGLQHGLLLESVPSEKNGASSPSSKMLLLPHGEIQTTVAQPHVTVKIDIESNLRLPPFHLYDVDEFCLQLKASNSSYSAWFYLAYLHAVTSHGEVEPFLKMSGTERALQILQSGFAWSSAPYDAEATKMLHEIMKLSPKRDMKRNIRSIAWPKFIPTHSAHDQFVIVASKLLEDSQRLRALHFERSKDPFKADATLQFNKQEYLRYLPLMPQLRISDTFVEHTPLKTSRPDPINIDLSQPTQIVAILYHRNTFRIPEDLNLKAFFKAKSKTVLHGMSYSDQVSQYLNHQVIENLGHMWLPLYECACRGAYTITQFTIILSALTHERKELSPILALQAVASNSNVFRSIVAPPYPKYNLNDGVCNATKVKTLLKRQYATFGRNQVPTIDINNRERNSARAVELLTNIVLSKWPCDKIDLEPYRNEETKWIDISSATQSLNRKLKSWYANWQLDTFIERVETQLQKLRTVVPVRPPNLQTISNPTPHCWEQYEIDFKNKMGERLVDFPTEIIEARSIWECNQPVLTRTSEHWWTVYGNIVNGPNVKHLIDAGIYPRVVPSLVLPQIQSTPNDLTTVIGALAVTIAHEQRTKRVQFYAQHQELQRSMEREEENKPHVNWKPCAHPEWLLFEIEQNLTIRRIQVEIANQMISPPDIGRRHSVMQLNMGEGKTSVIVPILASQLANGEQACQITVLKPLFASNLKSLRRYLGGMLNRKIYIFPCRRDMPISQHVDKILGIYEECRRERGVILTVPEYRLSFQLKIYEYIRKSMLNQALQFLTAHKWLNDNVRNILDESDAILHPKYQLIYTVGEQVPLDGGAHRWLAVQSVLKRVPIHMRAMHTSHGQKTVEFDRDYVKNGLVYGAPEVDFRSDVFTPCRILDEKIYEKVKMALIDDFLQGEMDIAFPEMTAFAKQVLRRLLSQRIIDKATLDAIMVDFSMSERNTIMILSGLLRFEVLKLVLMKRWRVNYGVNEKSQHKMAVPFKAKDVADMTEFGHPDVALCFTYLSYYYSGLTDEQLRETFNILSLSKNATSIYEKWVESVPAELINRTTIRIYSSVNLSDPHQRDELLFPLFRFNMHAIDFWLSNVVFPREAKAFETKLMCTAWDLCNDHLAHPVTGFSGTNDTKNILPLPIAQNDLYELESTNEEVRLVLLQQKYDHLPANISGKQIIEKLVRNATPVLLDAGALMLELNNREVATEWLKASSDESFDAAVYFDSSDVLQSIDRNGTVTEFDCSVYRDNLRRCLVYLDDVHTRGTDLKFPLDWKACVTLSGDITRDKTVQASMRMRQLGKGHSIVFWASYEADVRIRSICKLSAKSPVTSKNVVEFVCSKSKQFETEHTVHWTAGAHNYTKKLLGHKLHETLDDRDSLKDLYQKCADAEFIKLEDMYGDKEDALLSDIAKSKFNQLLDANKDNPEGCAFIESVGSAVIQKILKQAPNVRRFIQALDEEQEKELEHELEEECQIEKPPPMSPAAPRFDKMLRRLFSSSENATVPQTMINKNQLIPFHSSLRITHLIQNYAAETKAWSDHLYVTEDFMRVLKRERAFTDNSDCDEYLRPVWWIARVNVKNDKFYLILLSSYECDQLMPVFKNSKRAALHMFRPKLSKHQSNLLHETSLQVTGMTDSPSISANDEAQIAVYAGSMYFNGEVEQNAYCNFLGLIPRPRSDEHEDAFQQGIIKPNGFVPMENRRHSIAISDAVDMCKFRKNPVDLAIQLIETHHQLIREESHAASILKRGTKQSITPR; encoded by the exons ATGTTTGGACTGTTCGTCCACCGGCAGAACTGTGCATTTATGTTGTACCGGCCGCACAACAGTTCCAGTCACTGCAAGGACAATGTGGTCGTGTCAACGTTTCCCGCAAAATTGGACACAAGACAAATTCATAAAGGCACCAGTGCCATCGAG TACAACTACCCGTCACAGACGTTGAGAGTGAAATATTCGCGTTTGCTTTGCTCCGATGAATTTGCGCAGCAACTGAGCTTACTATGCACTGAATCGCCGGCGCTTGATTTGCATAAGGATTACGTGTCGAAATGGTTGGTGACATTGCTGGCCGACGAGGCCAGTCGACTGACAACCGATGACGAATTGCCCACCATCACGAAGAAAATACGTGACGATGCCATCGGAACTGAATTGAACTGCTTCCGGAGATCCAGCTTTTACATGTGCGGCAAGGTGATGCTTCAAATAAGCCTAACGATCCAAGTGGGAGCAGAGaaggcaaaattgatctacAAAATGGTGATGCTGCATTTTCACAGTCAAATGCTTGAGCTTTTCCAATCGCCCGGCTGTGAGACTCTGTACACAGGTCTGATGTCCGAAGCGATGGCAAAATTGGCGCGTCGTATCGAGAAACTTGCGGATTTGATGTCGGGTAACAATCAGTTCGATCACATGTACGGTTACGTTGTTGACGAGGCCAAGTCGACCATTGAACGCATGCGGCACCGAATTGACGAACAAATTGACGGTCTACAATCGGAAGCTGTGGAACAATCGACCTTGCCGGCACTAGACTGCCTGGATTTCGAAGCAGATGTTTGCCAAAACGTTCCACAATTGACCGAATACATTCAGAGCCGAGTCAACGAGAGACCCACTGATACACAAGCTCCTCGCCTCGAGGTGACAGCGATGCAACGCCATTATCGCGACCAAGACAATGTACCCgatgtaaaatatttgacgTTAACTGGCACCAGCGGCACTGATTCGCATGTTCATCTGATTGATTTTGAGAATTGGATCCTAAATCAGCAACTGACTCACAACGATTTCGACTCCGACGACCTTCGGCGATGGTCTTTTGCTTATTCGTCGGTTGCTGAAAAGTTCTACAAAGGCGATCAGCTTGGGAGCAGCAAAATGATTCTGGTGCGACTGAAAATGATCGCCATACTTGACGTGATTGCCGTTGCAGCACACCCATTGTTCAAACAGCATCGCTGTTCTGTCAATCAACTGATCGTCGAGAGTCTGTTGATTCCACAACATCCCGACATGGAGAAGGCCCAAGAACTGGAAAAATACTTTGAGAAACGCAACAAAGTCGCATCCAGGCCGGGTTTAATTGAAGAGGAAGCAGTGACAAACTCATCGTTTACGGCTAGGTTTGCCGCTCAAGACGTCGACATGCAAAACTTGAGAATCGAAATTGAGAATATGGCTGCCGAGAAAACCGACGAAAAACGGAAAGAATGGGAGGCTGGCAGGGAAAAGGTTCGCCAATTGCGTAATAGTGCGAGACAGCTCGCACATCAGACGTATCAAAACGGTATTGGAATGGACGTTCATGATCCAACGTGCAAACGTTGTCAACTGGAAAGAGAAGCCCGTTCGGTTGTGATCGAAGAGTACGAATATCCGTTACCGGCTGAC GAACACCTCGCACACGCTGTCGTTTTTGAGCTACGATCACCCATCGAAATCGTTGCCCTGAGAGACGTACTTGCCGGATTCTCCAAGTTCTCCAACAACAAATCATCGAAAACTCTGATACCGAAAGGAAACTGGGTCGACTACCACCAGGTCAGACATCTAAATCAATCGGAAGCCAAGTTTACGACCCTAGGCAGCACAACCGATCGAAAAATCGAAAGCCATCACGTCGACAACGATTTCGAAGTATTCAAGGTGGCGAATGGTCTGAACTGCGTGTTCTATGCAACGAACTCGACGATAGCGTCCATTGTCCCGAGTGAATTCATCAAAAACGCCTGTACGATGACAACGGATGGCGACTACACCGAACTGCAGTGGACTTTACGTGGATGCAGGCATCATCAGAATGAAGTTATCGCCAGACAGTCCGAATGCCCGAAATCGTTGACACTGTCCGAGTATCTGCACTTTGGATCACTTCGGGCCGATGGCCATCGATTGCAGTTGCGAAAACTGTATGCCATGATCGAATGCGAGTCATTGTCGTTCGAGAAATCGTCGGTGTTGTCGTTGGTCATGCAAACAATCTGGGAGGCTGGAAGCAACAGTGACAGTGAATCGTATCGTGATTCGTTCACCGATTTTGATAATTCGACATTCTCGCGTCACATGATCGAGTTGCTGGACAAGTTTTGCGAACAACAAAAGGACAACTGGGTGCATCCCACGAAAATGCTCATGGCGACACTGATAGCGGTCAGAGTGTACGAAATCAACATACACGACGACGTGGCCGATCAAATTGTCAATTTACTGGAAAAGATCCGTAAAATTGCATTGAATTGGATCGTTCGAATTGAGGAGTCGCTTAGTGACATTAAAAACCCGAACATCGAGGAGGAGCAGAAATTGCGTGAGATTCTCGTTCTCGTTTGCATTGTCGGCACAATGACCTTCTATGTTCATCCGCAACATGAACTTTTCCACAAAATATTCATGTGTGACAGTCCTCGTAATTGGCTGGAATTCACTGTGACCATCTGCAACAGCGTCCTGCTGAACACCAATCAACAGGCATCGTCAAACGTACGCCTGTTTCTGCGACTCGTGCGAAACATAGGAATCGGAATCGAAGCCAATCTCAAGTCGATCATAACGTCGGATCCACACGACATTTATGAGTTTGCCAAGAAGCAATGGAAACGGGCCGCGAGTGGGATTCTGCTGAAACACTATTTCCACAACGATCGACCGCAACTGTTGGTGTTCGAGGTGGCTTTGGGACCGGTGGTGCATTTCATCACTGCCGACCTGATTACCGGATCGTTTTTGGTCAACAATTTGCCCGTTGCACGATTGCCGACCAACATCACGGATAGTCAGCAGTTTCAACGGGTTTTCGGCAATTTCGTCTTCGAAGTGCAACCAACATTTGAGCACACTACATTCTCTGCCGTACAGCGGTACAACGAGTGCCACTACGAATTTGTGTCGTTGGAAGGCAACACCCTGATTATCGAACGTCGTGGGGACGTTGTAAGCGAACTGATTCCACATGAGGTGCTGAAGGGTGAAATACCACATTTGCTCGTTGAGAATTACAGCCACTTCTGGAACAAAG GTGCGAACACCATCGAATTCCGTCCGAAATCGTTCAGCGACAAAAACTTCTCCAACGAAATCGGTGTCGAATACCGCTTGCTGCTGGATAAGAAGCGTTTGGTTCATTTGAAGACGCGACGATTCATGCTGAACATCAACAGCAACAGTTACACCAAAATCATCGAACAACTTGCACGCTTCGAGCACAAGAACTACATCCACATTCTGATGGACGAGCATTCGGCACGGattgcaaaaattgaattggttcGAATGCAACTGAAATTTCGAGTAGATGCAACATCATTCAGCCAATCGTACGATCTGGTGTCCAATGAGTTTAGTCTTATGCGTGTCAGTCGGTCGCAAAACATCGGCACTCTGTATGGCCTGCAGCACGGTTTACTTTTGGAAAGCGTTCCGTCCGAGAAAAACGGCGCATCGAGCCCATCGTCGAAGATGTTGTTGCTGCCACATGGAGAAATCCAAACAACTGTTGCACAACCGCATGTGACCGTGAAGATCGACATTGAATCCAATCTGCGGCTACCGCCCTTTCATCTCTACGACGTCGATGAATTTTGTCTGCAGTTGAAAGCCAGCAACAGTAGCTATTCGGCATGGTTTTACCTAGCATACTTACATGCCGTCACGTCACATGGTGAGGTTGAGCCGTTCCTCAAAATGTCTGGTACCGAACGAGCTCTGCAAATACTACAGTCTGGCTTTGCTTGGTCATCGGCGCCGTACGATGCTGAAGCAACGAAAATGTTGCACGAAATCATGAAACTGTCACCCAAACGAGACATGAAAAGAAACATCCGATCGATCGCCTGGCCAAAGTTCATTCCGACACATTCAGCGCACGATCAATTCGTTATTGTCGCATCAAAATTGCTGGAAGACAGTCAACGATTGCGTGCATTGCATTTCGAACGCAGCAAGGATCCTTTCAAAGCGGATGCAACGCTGCAATTCAACAAGCAGGAATATCTGCGATATTTGCCGTTGATGCCACAGTTGCGAATATCCGACACATTTGTCGAGCACACGCCACTGAAAACATCGCGACCGGATCCGATCAACATCGATTTGTCACAGCCGACACAAATCGTGGCCATTCTGTATCATCGAAACACGTTCCGCATTCCCGAAGATCTGAATTTGAAAGCATTTTTTAAGGCCAAATCGAAGACTGTGCTACACGGAATGTCTTATTCGGATCAAGTGTCTCAGTACCTAAACCATCAGGTCATCGAAAATTTGGGCCACATGTGGCTACCACTGTACGAATGTGCATGCAGAGGAGCGTACACCATCACCCAATTCACGATCATTTTGAGCGCTTTGACACACGAGAGAAAGGAACTGTCACCAATACTGGCACTACAAGCTGTGGCAAGTAATTCAAACGTTTTCAGATCAATTGTTGCACCACCGTACCCGAAATACAATCTGAACGATGGAGTTTGTAACGCAACCAAAGTGAAAACGCTTCTGAAAAGGCAGTACGCCACTTTCGGCCGAAACCAGGTCCCGACGATTGACATAAACAATAGGGAGCGTAACTCGGCAAGGGCTGTCGAATTGCTCACTAACATTGTGCTGTCCAAGTGGCCGTGCGACAAAATCGATCTCGAACCGTACCGGAATGAAGAGACAAAATGGATAGACATATCGTCTGCGACGCAATCACTCAACCGTAAACTGAAATCCTGGTACGCTAACTGGCAACTCGACACGTTTATCGAAAGGGTTGAAACACAACTGCAAAAGTTACGAACGGTCGTACCCGTTCGACCACCAAACTTACAGACAATCTCGAATCCGACGCCACACTGCTGGGAGCAATACGAAATTGACTTCAAGAACAAGATGGGCGAACGGCTAGTGGACTTCCCGACAGAGATTATAGAAGCCCGAAGTATTTGGGAGTGCAATCAACCAGTGCTGACACGGACATCTGAGCATTGGTGGACTGTGTACGGGAATATTGTGAACGGACCAAATGTGAAGCATTTAATCGACGCCGGCATCTATCCGAGAGTCGTGCCAAGTTTAGTGCTGCCTCAAATTCAATCGACACCGAACGATCTGACGACAGTCATCGGAGCGCTGGCCGTTACAATAGCCCACGAACAACGAACGAAACGAGTCCAGTTTTACGCTCAGCACCAGGAACTGCAGCGATCGATGGAAAGAGAAGAGGAGAACAAGCCGCACGTCAATTGGAAACCGTGTGCACATCCCGAATGGCTGCTGTTCGAAATCGAACAGAACCTGACGATTCGCCGTATTCAAGTGGAAATCGCCAATCAAATGATTAGTCCACCAGACATTGGCAGAAGACATTCTGTGATGCAACTCAATATGGGGGAAGGGAAGACGTCTGTGATCGTGCCGATTTTGGCGTCCCAATTGGCAAACGGTGAACAGGCATGTCAAATCACCGTTCTGAAGCCGCTGTTCGCTTCAAACCTGAAGTCACTGCGTCGATATTTGGGAGGGATGCTCAACcgtaaaatttacattttcccaTGCCGACGGGATATGCCCATCTCACAGCACGTTGACAAAATATTGGGCATCTACGAAGAGTGTCGACGTGAGCGAG GTGTGATCCTCACTGTGCCCGAATATCGCTTGTCGTTCCAGTTGAAAATCTACGAATACATCCGAAAGTCAATGCTGAACCAGGCCCTACAGTTCCTAACCGCTCACAAATGGCTCAATGACAACGTTCGCAACATTTTGGACGAATCAGATGCCATCCTACATCCGAAGTACCAGCTCATATACACTGTTGGCGAACAAGTACCTCTTGACGGAGGCGCTCATCGCTGGTTAGCCGTGCAATCAGTACTGAAACGCGTTCCAATCCACATGAGAGCAATGCACACAAGCCACGGTCAAAAGACAGTCGAATTCGATCGAGACTACGTCAAAAATGGGTTGGTTTATGGAGCTCCAGAAGTAGATTTTCGATCAGACGTATTCACGCCGTGCCGAATTTTGGACGAAAAGATTTATGAGAAGGTGAAAATGGCGCTGATCGACGATTTTCTGCAAGGCGAAATGGATATCGCCTTCCCGGAGATGACGGCATTCGCGAAGCAAGTTTTGCGTCGTTTGCTCAGCCAACGGATCATCGACAAAGCAACATTGGACGCAATCATGGTGGATTTTTCCATGTCCGAACGCAATACCATAATGATACTAAGCGGATTGCTTCGGTTCGAAGTGTTGAAGTTGGTGCTAATGAAGCGCTGGCGAGTGAATTACGGAGTGAACGAGAAATCGCAGCACAAAATGGCTGTGCCGTTCAAAGCAAAAGACGTGGCCGATATGACCGAGTTCGGGCATCCAGATGTGGCTCTGTGTTTCACTTATTTGAGCTACTACTACTCTG GTCTGACCGACGAGCAATTGCGTGAAACGTTCAACATTTTGTCCCTTTCTAAAAATGCGACCTCGATCTATGAGAAATGGGTTGAAAGTGTTCCTGCAGAACTGATCAACCGCACGACAATTCGAATTTACTCCAGTGTCAATTTGAGCGATCCTCATCAGCGCGACGAACTGCTATTTCCACTGTTTCGCTTCAACATGCACGCCATTGACTTCTGGCTGTCGAATGTTGTTTTTCCGCGTGAGGCGAAGGCATTCGAAACGAAACTGATGTGCACCGCCTGGGATCTGTGCAACGACCATTTGGCACATCCGGTCACTGGATTCAGCGGAACCAATGACACCAAAAATATTCTGCCGCTGCCCATTGCACAAAATGATCTCTATGAACTCGAGAGCACCAACGAAGAAGTACGGCTGGTACTGTTGCAACAGAAGTACGACCATCTGCCGGCAAACATCAGTGGAAAGCAAATCATCGAAAAGTTGGTGCGAAATGCCACACCGGTGCTTCTCGATGCAGGCGCATTGATGTTAGAATTGAATAATCGCGAGGTGGCCACTGAATGGTTGAAGGCGTCATCAGACGAATCGTTTGATGCAGCCGTTTATTTCGATTCGTCCGATGTTCTTCAATCGATCGATCGCAACGGAACGGTCACTGAATTCGACTGCTCGGTTTATCGTGACAATTTACGTCGATGTTTGGTCTACTTGGACGACGTTCACACGCGTGGAACCGATCTGAAATTTCCGCTGGACTGGAAGGCCTGTGTTACATTGTCTGGTGATATTACACGCGACAAAACGGTACAGGCTTCGATGAGAATGCGTCAATTGGGTAAAGGCCATTCGATCGTGTTCTGGGCTTCGTATGAGGCCGACGTTCGCATCAGATCGATTTGTAAATTATCAGCAAAGTCGCCCGTGACCAGTAAAAATGTTGTGGAATTTGTATGCAGCAAAAGCAAACAATTCGAAACGGAACATACCGTGCATTGGACGGCAGGAGCCCATAACTACACGAAAAAGTTGTTGGGTCACAAGCTGCATGAAACACTGGACGACCGAGACTCATTGAAAGATCTGTACCAGAAATGTGCCGATGCGGAGTTCATCAAACTCGAAGACATGTACGGTGACAAGGAGGACGCCTTGCTGTCAGATATTGCTAAAAGCAAGTTCAATCAACTGCTTGACGCCAACAAGGACAATCCCGAAGGCTGTGCTTTCATTGAATCAGTGGGAAGTGCTGTCATTCAGAAGATATTGAAACAAGCACCGAATGTGCGGCGGTTTATTCAGGCCTTGGATGAAGAACAAGAGAAAGAACTGGAGCACGAGCTGGAAGAGGAGTGTCAAATCGAGAAACCACCACCGATGAGTCCCGCTGCACCACGCTTCGACAAAATGCTTCGTCGACTGTTCTCGTCATCGGAAAATGCAACCGTTCCGCAAACTATGATCAATAAGAACCAGCTGATACCGTTCCACAGCAGTCTACGCATCACACACTTAATTCAGAATTATGCGGCCGAGACCAAAGCTTGGAGCGATCATTTATACGTTACCGAGGACTTCATGCGTGTTTTGAAACGTGAGCGCGCATTTACGGACAATTCGGATTGCGACGAGTACCTCAGGCCGGTCTGGTGGATTGCGAGAGTCAATGTGAAAAACGAcaaattttacttgattttaCTCAGCTCGTACGAATGCGACCAACTGATGCCAGTGTTCAAAAACAGCAAACGAGCCGCTCTGCACATGTTCCGACCCAAATTGAGCAAACATCAAAGTAATCTGCTGCACGAAACCAGTTTGCAAGTGACTGGCATGACCGATTCGCCGAGCATCAGTGCCAACGATGAAGCACAGATCGCCGTCTACGCGGGTTCGATGTATTTTAACGGTGAGGTGGAACAGAACGCGTACTGCAACTTCTTAGGATTGATTCCGCGACCGAGAAGTGATGAACACGAGGATGCCTTCCAACAGGGCATCATCAAACCGAACGGCTTTGTGCCGATGGAAAATCGTCGCCATTCGATCGCCATTTCGGATGCTGTCGACATGTGTAAATTCCGGAAAAATCCGGTGGATTTGGCTATTCAACTCATCGAAACTCATCATCAACTGATACGCGAAGAGTCTCACGCAGCGTCGATACTGAAACGAGGTACGAAACAAAGCATAACGCCGCGGTag